From a single Streptomyces liliifuscus genomic region:
- a CDS encoding DUF3499 domain-containing protein: MSPVRRCSRTACGRPAVATLTYVYADSTAVLGPLATYAEPHCYDLCAEHSERLTAPRGWEVVRLADGSAPSRPSGDDLEALANAVREAARPQERAAQAGGGNARGADPMEVARRGHLRVLRSPDS, translated from the coding sequence GTGAGCCCTGTACGTCGCTGTTCGCGCACCGCTTGCGGCCGTCCCGCCGTCGCGACGCTGACGTACGTCTACGCCGACTCGACCGCGGTCCTCGGCCCGCTCGCCACCTACGCCGAACCCCACTGTTACGACCTGTGCGCCGAGCACTCCGAGCGCCTCACCGCCCCGCGTGGCTGGGAGGTCGTCCGGCTCGCCGACGGCTCCGCCCCCTCCCGCCCCAGCGGTGACGACCTGGAGGCGCTCGCCAACGCCGTGCGTGAGGCGGCCCGTCCGCAGGAGCGCGCCGCGCAGGCGGGCGGCGGCAACGCCCGCGGCGCGGACCCGATGGAGGTCGCCCGCCGTGGCCACCTCCGGGTGCTGCGCTCGCCGGACTCCTGA
- a CDS encoding Trm112 family protein — protein sequence MPLEAGLLEILACPACHAPLKEQETELICTGQDCGLAYPVRDDIPVLLVDEARRPA from the coding sequence ATGCCGCTCGAAGCCGGCCTCCTGGAGATCCTCGCCTGCCCGGCGTGCCACGCCCCCCTCAAGGAGCAGGAAACCGAGCTGATCTGCACCGGCCAGGACTGCGGCCTGGCCTACCCCGTCCGGGACGACATCCCGGTCCTCCTCGTGGACGAGGCCCGCCGCCCCGCATAG
- a CDS encoding glycosyltransferase family 2 protein: MSVHSHSAGQYDTATPEFPRHVVTAVLVSHDGARWLPDALAGLLGQERPVQNAVAADTGSADDSARLVTDALGADRVLHLARRTGFGQAVEEAARTAGVLTPDDLPYLKRPSGWDPVTRTWRDDAYDMPELPHGEPEQWLWLLHDDCAPEADALAQLLRVVENERELGKEVAIVGPKLRGWYDRRQLLEVGVTIAHSGRRWTGLDRREQDQGQHDHVRPVLAVSTAGMLIRRDVFEELGGFDRRLPLMRDDIDLCWRAQAAGHRVLVAPEAVVRHAEASSRERRTVDCVGRTSASPHKVDKAGAVYTLLVNSRSAVLPWILVRLVLGTLLRTVAYLVGKVPGQAVDEIRGLLGTLLRPERILAGRRRRGRPQVDKGELRPLFPPPGATVRATIEQAAGSLAGSSDPELNAAGRHGSAVESGPGGDDADFLEVEQFARLKRVARKPGPMLFVALLLISLVACRELLGGGALSGGALLPAPADSSELWSRYLDAWHPVGAGGTQSAPPYLALVAMLASLLFGSTGLAVTVLLVGSVPLAGFTAYFASRPLVQSRLLRAWASVAYAFLPAATGALAGGRIGTAVLAVLLPLIARAGIAASGLASETARGSWRATWAYALLLTLATAFTPIVWPIALVLGLALLVVRRGEIPAYGPRFLAQLGTPLLVLAPWSLTLLPFGFFQQAGMEYGSGAASALDLLGGSPGGPGTVSGLMLIGIVCAAVAALMRTERQLGIWTAWAAGLVGLVFAVLSNGSTWAGPATLVYGLAFLAAAALGADGARSRVAEQSFGWRQPLAVLIAFAAAAGPLLVAAGWMIRGADGPLERRDPVQVPAFVAEESGTRDQARTLVLDSTSPAEVGYMLVRGSGARLGDAELAAADGENKPLDKVVANLVAGSGADQADQLGGFAVRYVLVRGGAPREVSRVLDATPGLSRLSQQDGSALWRVDRQVARAAIVPDSGEPQPIAAGPVELHTKIPAGADGRVLRLADTADEGWTATLDGKPLTRTTVDGWAQGFELPATAGRLDVTFEAPMSHTGWLWAQGALALVLVVLALPGRRRDVDDDLPEEPVVPAQAVSGEGRRARRLRAQAEAEQSDRPDGFTPDDPSATPPPSEEVPVAAQVPQQQTYGEWDTTTYAGAEYGTYGGEQQYQGAPQYPAGTYDQQQYQADPYQTGQYDPYASYGTGNAAYDPTQTYSQGYDPAYDPDQHQQPPHGTDSERPDGSQQ; encoded by the coding sequence ATGTCCGTGCACAGCCATTCGGCAGGTCAGTACGACACTGCCACGCCCGAGTTCCCACGGCACGTGGTCACCGCAGTGCTCGTCTCGCACGACGGTGCCCGCTGGCTCCCCGACGCCCTCGCCGGGCTGCTCGGTCAGGAACGCCCCGTACAGAACGCCGTGGCGGCCGACACCGGCAGCGCGGACGACTCCGCCCGCCTGGTCACCGACGCCCTCGGCGCCGACCGGGTGCTGCACCTCGCCCGGCGCACCGGCTTCGGCCAGGCCGTCGAGGAGGCCGCCCGCACGGCCGGCGTGCTGACCCCGGACGACCTGCCGTACCTCAAGCGCCCCAGCGGCTGGGACCCGGTCACCCGCACCTGGCGCGACGACGCGTACGACATGCCGGAACTGCCCCACGGCGAGCCCGAGCAGTGGCTGTGGCTCCTGCACGACGACTGCGCCCCCGAGGCCGACGCACTCGCACAGCTGCTGCGGGTCGTGGAGAACGAACGGGAGCTCGGCAAGGAAGTCGCGATCGTCGGCCCGAAGCTCCGCGGCTGGTACGACCGCAGACAGCTCCTGGAAGTCGGCGTCACCATCGCCCACAGCGGCCGTCGCTGGACCGGCCTCGACCGGCGCGAACAGGACCAGGGCCAGCACGACCACGTCAGGCCCGTGCTCGCCGTGTCCACCGCCGGCATGCTGATCCGCCGCGACGTCTTCGAGGAGCTGGGCGGCTTCGACCGACGGCTGCCCCTGATGCGCGACGACATCGACCTGTGCTGGCGCGCCCAGGCCGCGGGCCACCGCGTCCTCGTCGCCCCGGAAGCGGTCGTGCGGCACGCCGAGGCGTCCTCCCGCGAGCGGCGCACCGTCGACTGCGTGGGCCGCACCTCCGCCTCCCCGCACAAGGTCGACAAGGCCGGCGCCGTCTACACCCTCCTCGTCAACAGCCGCAGCGCGGTGCTCCCCTGGATCCTCGTACGGCTCGTCCTCGGCACACTGCTGCGCACGGTCGCGTACCTCGTCGGCAAGGTCCCGGGACAGGCGGTCGACGAGATCCGCGGCCTCCTGGGGACACTGCTCCGCCCCGAGCGCATCCTCGCGGGCCGGCGCAGGCGCGGCCGCCCCCAGGTCGACAAGGGCGAACTGCGCCCGCTGTTCCCGCCGCCCGGCGCGACCGTGCGGGCCACCATCGAACAGGCCGCGGGCAGCCTCGCGGGCAGCTCCGACCCGGAGCTGAACGCGGCAGGACGACACGGCAGCGCCGTCGAGTCCGGGCCCGGCGGTGACGACGCCGACTTCCTGGAGGTCGAGCAGTTCGCCCGCCTCAAGCGCGTCGCCCGCAAGCCGGGACCGATGCTCTTCGTGGCACTCCTCCTCATCTCGCTCGTCGCCTGCCGTGAGCTCCTCGGCGGCGGCGCGCTCTCGGGCGGCGCGCTGCTGCCCGCCCCGGCCGACTCCTCCGAGCTGTGGTCGCGCTATCTGGACGCCTGGCATCCGGTCGGCGCCGGCGGCACCCAGTCCGCGCCGCCGTATCTCGCACTCGTCGCGATGCTCGCGAGCCTGCTGTTCGGCTCCACCGGACTCGCCGTCACCGTGCTGCTGGTCGGTTCGGTGCCGCTGGCCGGCTTCACCGCGTACTTCGCCTCCCGGCCGCTCGTCCAGTCACGCCTGCTGCGCGCCTGGGCGTCCGTGGCGTACGCCTTCCTGCCCGCCGCCACCGGCGCGCTCGCGGGCGGCCGCATCGGCACGGCCGTGCTCGCCGTGCTGCTGCCCCTCATCGCGCGCGCGGGCATCGCGGCCAGTGGCCTCGCCTCGGAGACGGCCCGCGGCAGCTGGCGCGCCACCTGGGCGTACGCGCTGCTGCTGACCCTCGCCACCGCCTTCACGCCCATCGTGTGGCCCATCGCGCTCGTGCTGGGCCTCGCCCTGCTGGTCGTGCGCCGCGGCGAGATCCCCGCCTACGGGCCGCGCTTCCTGGCCCAGCTCGGCACCCCGCTGCTCGTCCTCGCCCCCTGGTCGCTGACGCTGCTGCCGTTCGGCTTCTTCCAGCAGGCCGGGATGGAGTACGGATCGGGGGCGGCCTCCGCGCTCGACCTGCTGGGCGGCAGCCCGGGCGGCCCCGGGACCGTCAGCGGGCTGATGCTCATCGGCATCGTGTGCGCCGCCGTGGCCGCGCTGATGCGTACAGAGCGTCAGTTGGGAATCTGGACTGCCTGGGCGGCCGGCCTTGTGGGTCTCGTCTTCGCCGTCCTGTCCAACGGCTCCACCTGGGCCGGACCGGCCACCCTCGTCTACGGGCTCGCGTTCCTCGCCGCCGCCGCGCTCGGTGCCGACGGCGCCCGCTCGCGCGTGGCCGAGCAGAGCTTCGGCTGGCGCCAGCCGCTCGCCGTGCTCATCGCGTTCGCCGCGGCCGCCGGGCCTCTGCTCGTCGCCGCCGGGTGGATGATCCGCGGCGCGGACGGACCCCTGGAGCGCCGCGATCCCGTCCAGGTGCCCGCGTTCGTCGCCGAGGAGAGCGGCACCCGCGACCAGGCCCGCACCCTCGTCCTGGACAGCACTTCGCCGGCCGAGGTCGGCTACATGCTCGTCCGGGGCTCCGGCGCCCGCCTCGGCGACGCCGAACTGGCCGCGGCGGACGGCGAGAACAAGCCGCTCGACAAGGTCGTCGCGAACCTCGTGGCGGGCTCCGGAGCCGACCAGGCCGACCAGCTCGGCGGCTTCGCCGTGCGGTACGTCCTCGTGCGCGGCGGCGCGCCCCGCGAGGTCAGCCGCGTCCTGGACGCCACCCCCGGCCTGAGCCGGCTGAGCCAGCAGGACGGCAGCGCCCTGTGGCGCGTCGACCGGCAGGTCGCGCGCGCGGCCATCGTTCCCGACTCCGGCGAGCCGCAGCCCATCGCGGCGGGGCCCGTCGAACTGCACACCAAGATCCCCGCCGGTGCCGACGGCCGCGTCCTGCGCCTCGCGGACACCGCCGACGAGGGCTGGACGGCCACCCTCGACGGGAAGCCGCTCACCAGGACCACGGTCGACGGCTGGGCGCAGGGCTTCGAGCTGCCCGCCACCGCGGGCCGGCTGGACGTCACGTTCGAGGCCCCGATGAGCCACACCGGCTGGCTGTGGGCGCAGGGCGCGCTCGCCCTCGTCCTCGTGGTGCTCGCCCTGCCCGGCCGCCGCCGTGACGTCGACGACGACCTCCCCGAGGAGCCCGTCGTTCCCGCCCAGGCCGTCTCCGGCGAGGGCCGCAGGGCCCGCAGGCTGCGCGCCCAGGCGGAGGCAGAACAGTCGGACCGGCCCGACGGGTTCACCCCCGACGACCCCTCCGCCACTCCTCCTCCTTCGGAGGAGGTCCCTGTCGCCGCGCAGGTCCCGCAGCAGCAGACCTACGGAGAGTGGGACACGACGACGTACGCGGGCGCCGAGTACGGCACCTACGGCGGCGAGCAGCAGTACCAGGGCGCCCCGCAGTACCCGGCGGGCACCTACGACCAGCAGCAGTACCAGGCGGACCCGTACCAGACGGGCCAGTACGACCCGTACGCGTCCTACGGCACGGGGAACGCGGCGTACGACCCGACGCAGACGTACTCCCAGGGCTACGACCCGGCGTACGACCCGGACCAGCACCAGCAGCCGCCCCACGGCACCGACAGTGAGCGCCCCGACGGGAGCCAGCAGTGA
- a CDS encoding metallopeptidase family protein, whose product MDNPVPPRAAEPRPRRRDRHGRGMRGPVAPPQVPLSAPRAEVFADLVQDSVERLERRWPQLADIEFLVLEVPRLDPARDEGWADETVPLGGTIPAHEGRPSRVVVYRRPVEIRTKGRDERAALVHEVVVEQVAELLGLTPETVDPRYGED is encoded by the coding sequence ATGGACAACCCCGTACCGCCCCGTGCCGCCGAGCCCAGGCCCCGTCGTCGTGATCGACACGGGCGGGGGATGCGCGGCCCCGTGGCGCCGCCGCAGGTACCCCTCTCGGCGCCTCGGGCCGAGGTCTTCGCGGATCTGGTGCAGGACTCCGTGGAGCGGCTGGAGCGCCGCTGGCCGCAGCTCGCCGACATCGAGTTCCTGGTGCTGGAGGTACCCCGGCTCGACCCGGCGCGTGACGAGGGCTGGGCCGACGAGACGGTTCCCCTGGGCGGCACGATCCCGGCGCACGAGGGCCGGCCCTCCCGTGTCGTCGTCTACCGCCGCCCGGTCGAGATCCGCACCAAGGGGCGCGACGAGCGGGCCGCGCTCGTGCACGAGGTCGTGGTGGAGCAGGTCGCCGAGCTGCTGGGCCTGACTCCGGAGACGGTGGATCCCCGGTACGGGGAGGACTGA
- a CDS encoding DUF5719 family protein yields MNRTTVSLIAGVTALAAVTGFASMSEPDTAGTATAKAAAQLPVERTSLLCPAPSTSDLAETAYTSFTPVTEGTGDDGAAELTAAGEESADGSTDGSKDDTNKDDGKGGKDGKEKAVLTPKEPGKPVTGEASGAESPPLVGTAEGRFAPGWTVQQTTEIEAGSGRGLLGTNCTAPDTEFWFPGASTAKERTDYAHLTNPDDSAAVADIELYGKDGALKSTVGEGIQIPPRSSEAVLLSTLIDEPQTDLTVHVTVRSGRVAAGVQAIDDKLGGDWLGPSTDPAGSLVLPGIPKDATSVRLIAFAPGDADADLKVRLASPNGPITPAGNETLHIKAGMTSAIDLGDVTRGEAGSLMLTPTGRATPVVAALKVVRGKGDKQETAFIPATGPVDTRATAADNRSKGSTLSLVAPGRAAKVKVTASAGSGGGTAAEKTYTIRGGTTQNVELPVPSGLKGTYAITVEPQSGGPVYAARMLEEASGGVPMFTVQTLPDDRGTVEVPDAAQDLSVLQK; encoded by the coding sequence GTGAACCGCACCACCGTGTCCCTGATCGCCGGCGTGACCGCGCTCGCCGCCGTCACCGGATTCGCCTCGATGTCCGAGCCGGACACCGCCGGCACGGCCACGGCGAAGGCGGCCGCCCAGCTGCCCGTGGAGCGCACCAGCCTGCTCTGCCCGGCTCCCAGCACCTCGGACCTCGCGGAGACCGCGTACACGTCCTTCACTCCCGTCACCGAGGGCACCGGTGACGACGGCGCGGCCGAACTCACGGCGGCGGGCGAGGAGTCGGCCGACGGCAGTACCGACGGCTCCAAGGACGACACGAACAAGGACGACGGCAAGGGCGGCAAGGACGGCAAGGAGAAGGCCGTCCTGACGCCGAAGGAGCCGGGCAAGCCGGTCACAGGCGAGGCCTCCGGCGCCGAGTCGCCCCCGCTCGTCGGCACCGCCGAGGGCAGGTTCGCGCCCGGCTGGACCGTCCAGCAGACGACGGAGATCGAGGCGGGCAGCGGCCGCGGCCTGCTCGGCACCAACTGCACCGCTCCGGACACGGAGTTCTGGTTCCCGGGCGCCAGCACCGCCAAGGAGCGCACGGACTACGCGCACCTGACCAACCCGGACGACTCCGCCGCGGTCGCCGACATCGAGCTGTACGGCAAGGACGGCGCCCTCAAGTCGACGGTGGGGGAGGGCATCCAGATCCCGCCGCGCTCCAGCGAGGCGGTGCTGCTGTCCACGCTCATCGACGAGCCGCAGACCGACCTCACCGTGCATGTCACGGTCCGCAGCGGCCGGGTCGCCGCCGGCGTCCAGGCCATCGACGACAAGCTCGGCGGCGACTGGCTGGGCCCCTCCACCGACCCCGCGGGCAGCCTCGTCCTGCCGGGCATCCCGAAGGACGCCACATCCGTACGGCTGATCGCCTTCGCGCCCGGTGACGCCGACGCCGACCTGAAGGTGCGGCTCGCCTCTCCGAACGGGCCGATCACCCCCGCCGGAAACGAGACGCTGCACATCAAGGCCGGCATGACCTCCGCCATCGACCTCGGTGACGTCACGCGCGGCGAGGCGGGATCCCTGATGCTGACGCCGACCGGGCGGGCCACGCCGGTCGTCGCGGCCCTCAAGGTCGTCCGCGGCAAGGGCGACAAGCAGGAGACGGCGTTCATCCCGGCGACCGGCCCGGTGGACACGCGCGCGACGGCCGCCGACAACCGCTCCAAGGGCTCCACGCTCTCCCTGGTGGCCCCGGGCCGGGCCGCGAAGGTCAAGGTCACGGCGTCCGCGGGCAGCGGCGGCGGCACGGCCGCGGAGAAGACGTACACGATCAGGGGCGGCACCACCCAGAACGTCGAGCTGCCCGTTCCCAGCGGGCTCAAGGGCACGTACGCGATCACGGTCGAGCCGCAGTCCGGTGGTCCCGTCTATGCGGCGCGCATGCTCGAAGAGGCCAGTGGCGGTGTACCGATGTTCACGGTGCAGACGCTGCCGGACGACCGGGGAACGGTGGAGGTACCGGACGCGGCGCAGGATCTCTCGGTGCTGCAGAAGTAG
- a CDS encoding WhiB family transcriptional regulator, producing the protein MTELFQELLVDEAEEELGWQERALCAQTDPESFFPEKGGSTREAKKVCLACEVRSECLEYALANDERFGIWGGLSERERRRLKKAAV; encoded by the coding sequence ATGACCGAGCTGTTTCAGGAACTGCTGGTCGACGAGGCCGAAGAGGAGCTCGGCTGGCAGGAGCGGGCGCTCTGCGCGCAGACCGACCCCGAGTCCTTTTTCCCCGAGAAGGGCGGCTCCACCCGCGAGGCCAAGAAGGTCTGCCTCGCCTGCGAGGTCCGCTCCGAGTGCCTCGAATACGCGCTCGCCAACGACGAACGTTTCGGCATCTGGGGCGGCCTGTCCGAGCGTGAACGGCGCCGTCTGAAGAAGGCCGCCGTCTGA
- a CDS encoding SIS domain-containing protein → MLDESLLDAPEALAEADRRGLLRGAAEAGARVRTAARHAAEAGIPELKPDGRPRAVLIAGPGAAAISAADLLGTLAGAGCPVIRLAPTGVAPAAGALRWELPGWAGPVDLILIATPDGSEPGLSLLVEQAYRRGCTVAAVAPARSPLTEAVDGAHGLFVQMATAPYEPGAPSAASAPGVLWALLTPLLALLDRTGLVTAPPEALQKVADRLDQIAERCGPAIATYSNPAKTLAAELAEALPVIWTEGTSAGPAGRRFVGALAELAGRPALAAELPEALDAHSVLLSGALAAGADPDDFFRDRVEEAQVMHARVVLLRDRPTGGLSAAPAARELALSHDTPISELEPDDGGDLETLAELIAITDFAAVYLALASGA, encoded by the coding sequence ATGCTCGACGAATCGCTGCTCGACGCCCCCGAGGCCCTCGCGGAGGCAGACCGCCGCGGTCTGCTCCGCGGCGCCGCCGAAGCGGGCGCCCGAGTCCGCACGGCGGCCCGGCACGCGGCCGAGGCGGGCATCCCCGAGCTCAAGCCGGACGGCCGCCCGCGAGCCGTCCTGATCGCGGGCCCCGGCGCCGCCGCGATCAGCGCCGCGGACCTGCTCGGCACCCTGGCCGGGGCGGGCTGCCCCGTCATCCGTCTGGCCCCCACCGGCGTGGCCCCGGCGGCGGGCGCACTCCGCTGGGAGCTGCCCGGCTGGGCGGGCCCTGTCGACCTGATCCTGATCGCCACCCCGGACGGCAGCGAGCCCGGCCTCTCGCTCCTGGTCGAGCAGGCCTACCGTCGCGGCTGCACGGTCGCCGCCGTGGCCCCGGCCCGCTCCCCGCTGACCGAGGCGGTGGACGGCGCCCACGGCCTCTTCGTACAGATGGCGACCGCCCCCTACGAGCCGGGGGCGCCCTCAGCCGCGTCCGCCCCCGGAGTGCTCTGGGCGCTGCTCACACCGCTGCTCGCGCTCCTCGACCGCACCGGTCTGGTCACCGCGCCGCCCGAGGCCCTGCAGAAGGTCGCCGACCGGCTCGACCAGATCGCGGAGCGCTGCGGCCCGGCCATCGCGACGTACAGCAACCCCGCCAAGACCCTCGCGGCCGAGCTGGCCGAGGCGCTCCCGGTGATCTGGACCGAGGGCACGTCCGCGGGCCCGGCCGGCCGCCGTTTCGTCGGCGCGCTGGCCGAGCTGGCGGGCCGCCCCGCGCTCGCCGCCGAGCTGCCCGAGGCGCTCGACGCGCACAGCGTCCTGCTCTCGGGCGCGCTGGCCGCCGGCGCGGACCCGGACGACTTCTTCCGCGACCGCGTCGAGGAGGCACAGGTCATGCACGCGCGCGTGGTCCTCCTCCGCGACCGGCCGACCGGCGGCCTCAGCGCCGCCCCCGCCGCCCGTGAACTGGCCCTCAGCCACGACACACCGATCAGCGAACTCGAACCGGATGACGGCGGCGACCTGGAGACCCTCGCCGAGCTGATCGCCATCACGGATTTCGCCGCCGTTTACCTGGCGCTCGCCTCGGGAGCCTGA
- a CDS encoding L-lactate permease, producing MYIQELEPVADSLGLSALVATLPLVIVLVLLGGVRMKAHLAGLIGLAAAALVAWLAYGMPVGQTLSSAAQGAVFGLFPILWIVVNALWVYRMTVRTRHFDILRRSFGRLSDDPRIQALVVAFCFGALLEALAGFGAPVAICSVMLVALGFDPVRAAVVALVANTAPVAFGAMGTPVVTLAQVTGLPLDSVASVVGRQTPLLALVVPLVLVFLVDGRRGLRETWIPAVACGFAFAVAQFAASNYVSAQLADIGAALAGAGALMAVPHARKPAPEPVRAAVLTGVRSEDLDEEDPRPEVLRAYAPYALIVVIFSIAQIPVVKDQLAKATRTFDWPFLNVANADGDPVGGNLFTWPIVSTGGTLVLLAGVCTAVVLGVHARVAVREWAATVHELRFAILTVTSVLALAYVMNLSGQAATIGHFVAAAGAGLAFLSPVLGWFGVAVSGSDTSANALFGALQVTAAHESGLSPELLAAANSSGGVLGKMISPQNLTIACAAVGLAGREGDLLRKVLPWSLGLLLVMCLIVVGQSSPVLEWMLP from the coding sequence GTGTACATCCAGGAACTCGAGCCCGTGGCCGACTCGCTCGGCCTGTCCGCACTCGTCGCGACCCTGCCCCTCGTCATCGTCCTCGTCCTGCTCGGCGGCGTCCGGATGAAGGCGCACCTGGCAGGCCTCATCGGCCTCGCGGCCGCGGCCCTGGTCGCCTGGCTCGCGTACGGCATGCCCGTCGGCCAGACGCTCTCCAGCGCGGCCCAGGGAGCCGTGTTCGGCCTCTTCCCCATCCTGTGGATCGTCGTCAACGCCCTCTGGGTGTACCGGATGACCGTCCGCACCCGGCACTTCGACATCCTGCGCCGCTCGTTCGGACGGCTCTCCGACGACCCGCGCATCCAGGCGCTCGTCGTCGCGTTCTGCTTCGGCGCGCTCCTTGAGGCCCTCGCGGGCTTCGGCGCGCCCGTCGCGATCTGCTCGGTCATGCTGGTCGCGCTCGGCTTCGATCCCGTCCGCGCCGCCGTGGTCGCGCTGGTCGCCAACACCGCGCCGGTCGCCTTCGGGGCGATGGGCACCCCGGTCGTGACACTGGCTCAAGTCACGGGCCTGCCACTGGATTCCGTCGCCTCCGTGGTGGGCCGTCAGACTCCGCTGCTCGCCCTGGTGGTGCCCCTGGTGCTCGTCTTCCTGGTCGACGGGCGACGCGGACTGCGCGAGACCTGGATCCCGGCCGTGGCGTGCGGATTCGCCTTCGCCGTCGCCCAGTTCGCCGCATCCAACTACGTCTCCGCCCAACTGGCCGACATCGGGGCCGCCCTGGCCGGCGCGGGCGCGCTGATGGCGGTCCCGCACGCCCGCAAGCCCGCCCCCGAACCCGTACGGGCCGCGGTCCTGACCGGCGTACGCAGCGAGGACCTGGACGAGGAGGACCCGCGCCCCGAGGTGCTGCGGGCGTACGCCCCGTACGCGCTGATCGTCGTGATCTTCTCCATCGCCCAGATCCCGGTGGTGAAGGACCAGTTGGCGAAGGCGACCCGCACCTTCGACTGGCCGTTCCTGAACGTCGCGAACGCGGACGGCGACCCCGTCGGCGGCAACCTCTTCACCTGGCCCATCGTGTCCACGGGCGGCACGCTCGTCCTGCTCGCGGGGGTGTGCACGGCCGTCGTACTCGGGGTGCACGCGCGCGTGGCGGTCAGGGAATGGGCGGCCACCGTCCACGAGTTGAGGTTCGCGATCCTCACCGTGACGTCCGTGCTGGCGCTCGCCTACGTCATGAACCTCTCCGGACAGGCGGCCACGATCGGCCACTTCGTGGCGGCGGCCGGCGCGGGACTTGCCTTCCTGTCACCGGTCCTGGGCTGGTTCGGCGTGGCGGTCTCCGGATCGGACACCTCCGCCAACGCGCTCTTCGGCGCCCTTCAGGTCACCGCGGCCCACGAGTCGGGGCTCTCCCCGGAGCTCCTCGCGGCCGCCAACAGCTCCGGAGGCGTCCTCGGCAAGATGATCTCGCCGCAGAACCTCACCATCGCCTGCGCGGCGGTCGGCCTCGCCGGCCGCGAGGGAGACCTGCTGCGCAAGGTGCTCCCATGGAGCCTCGGACTCCTGCTGGTCATGTGCCTGATCGTCGTCGGACAGAGCTCGCCCGTCCTGGAATGGATGCTTCCATAG
- a CDS encoding phosphomannomutase/phosphoglucomutase produces MTADLSQLVKAYDVRGVVPDQWDETLAELFGAAFVQVTGADAIVTGHDMRPSSPGLSRAFARGAAARGVDVTEIGLCSTDQLYYASGAFGLAGAMFTASHNPAQYNGIKMCRAGAAPVGQDTGLVEIRELVESWIDSGAPTSDATPGTITRRDTLDDYAAHLCGLVDLTAIRPLKVVVDAGNGMGGHTVPTVFDGLPLSLVPMYFELDGTFPNHEANPLDPANIVDLQKRVREEDADLGIAFDGDADRCFVVDERGEPVSPSAITALVAARELARNGGKGTVIHNLITSWSVPEVVRENGGTPVRTRVGHSFIKAEMATSGAIFGGEHSAHYYFKDFWNADTGMLAALHVLAALGGQEGTLSALVAQYDRYAGSGEINSTVDDQADRLAAIKAAYEGREGITLDELDGLTVSAADWWFNVRPSNTEPLLRLNAEARDEPTMTKVRDEALAIIRG; encoded by the coding sequence GTGACCGCTGATCTGTCGCAGCTCGTAAAGGCGTACGACGTACGCGGGGTGGTCCCGGACCAGTGGGACGAAACGCTGGCCGAGCTGTTCGGCGCGGCCTTCGTGCAGGTCACGGGCGCCGACGCGATCGTGACCGGGCACGACATGCGCCCCTCGTCCCCCGGTCTTTCGCGGGCCTTCGCGCGCGGTGCGGCGGCGCGCGGCGTCGACGTGACCGAGATCGGGCTGTGCTCGACGGACCAGCTGTACTACGCGTCGGGGGCGTTCGGCCTCGCGGGCGCGATGTTCACGGCCTCGCACAACCCGGCGCAGTACAACGGCATCAAGATGTGCCGCGCGGGCGCCGCCCCGGTCGGCCAGGACACCGGCCTCGTGGAGATCCGCGAACTGGTCGAGTCCTGGATCGACTCCGGGGCCCCGACGTCGGACGCGACACCGGGCACGATCACCCGGCGTGACACCCTGGACGACTACGCGGCGCATCTGTGCGGCCTCGTCGACCTGACCGCCATCCGCCCCCTGAAGGTCGTGGTCGACGCGGGCAACGGCATGGGCGGGCACACCGTCCCGACCGTCTTCGACGGCCTGCCCCTGAGCCTCGTCCCGATGTACTTCGAACTGGACGGCACGTTCCCGAACCACGAGGCGAACCCGCTGGACCCGGCGAACATCGTCGACCTCCAGAAGCGCGTCCGCGAGGAGGACGCCGACCTCGGCATCGCCTTCGACGGCGACGCGGACCGCTGCTTCGTCGTCGACGAGCGCGGCGAGCCCGTCTCCCCGTCCGCGATCACGGCCCTGGTCGCCGCCCGCGAGCTGGCCAGGAACGGCGGCAAGGGCACGGTCATCCACAACCTGATCACGTCCTGGTCGGTCCCGGAGGTCGTCCGGGAGAACGGCGGCACGCCGGTACGCACGCGCGTGGGCCACTCCTTCATCAAGGCGGAGATGGCCACGTCCGGCGCGATCTTCGGCGGCGAGCACTCCGCGCACTACTACTTCAAGGACTTCTGGAACGCGGACACGGGCATGCTCGCCGCCCTCCACGTTCTCGCCGCCCTCGGTGGGCAGGAGGGCACGCTCTCCGCCCTCGTCGCCCAGTACGACCGCTATGCCGGCTCCGGCGAGATCAACTCCACGGTCGACGACCAGGCCGACCGCCTGGCCGCGATCAAGGCCGCCTATGAGGGCCGCGAGGGCATCACCCTCGATGAACTCGACGGCCTCACCGTCTCCGCCGCCGACTGGTGGTTCAACGTCCGCCCGTCCAACACGGAGCCCCTCCTCCGCCTGAACGCGGAGGCCCGCGACGAGCCGACGATGACGAAGGTCCGGGACGAGGCGTTGGCGATCATCCGGGGCTGA